The Candidatus Limnocylindrales bacterium genome includes the window TGAAGACGGGGTTTGAAGTTTGCGAGGAACTCCGTGCTTCGGTAGATACAATGTTTATTCCCATCATCATGTTGACGGCACAGACTTCCATTTCCGAGAAATTAAAAGGGCTCAGTCTGGGGGCCGATGATTATATCACAAAGCCATTTAACGGGGAAGAGTTAGTTGAAAGGATCAGAGCCGTTTTACGGCGGTCTTATCATACCCTTTAAAGGAAGGGATGAAAATTAAAATGCCTCTACAGATTTCTTGGATGGGTAGCTCATTCAGGCAGTAAATTAAGGAACAAAGGGATCTTTCAGAAACTTCCAGAAGAAGAAGGAACAAGTAGTACTTTGTTTACTTAGTTTTGTTTAACGTTTAAGTGGCCCTCACCCCCGGCCCCTCTCCCACGCTGGGGAGAGGGGAGCTGGGGAGTGAAAGCAACCCTATGAGGTCAAAATTAAGTAAACAGTAGTAGGATAACGCTTTAAGATTCTACAGTAGTAGGATAACGCTTTAAGATTCTTTTTCCTATCCACCCTGATGCGCAGGGACGATGGGGGTAGTTGGTAGGGCATCCTGAAGGCCGGTACTAAATACGTACCTACCAGCCATCTTTCCTTGTATGTACCCGCGGGCTGATCATCGAGGGGTTTATACCTGCAGCCCGCATTTTACAATGTTGGTTCGTGAGAGTAGGCTCCACCTATCTACTCTCACGGCCTGGAACAGGCCCTGGAGGAGAGAATAAGGTAAGTTTCCCCTCTGAAAGGGAAACCTGACAAATCCCTTTTAGGACGAGGTCTTAGCGACCTCTTCCTCCTGGGTAGGGGATTTACATTTGATATTTACTGAAATCTTCAGGCTTTAAATTCTCCAACCACTCTTTCAGCTTTTCGGTATCTTCCGACTCCTGATTCATATCGATGCTTTTGGCCTTTTCGATGACTTCTCGAGCAACGTAGATGGGCGCACCGACCCTGAGCGCCAGGGCAATGGCATCACTGGGTCTGGAGTCAATCACGATTTTATTTCCGTTGGTCGTTAACTGAATGGTTGCGTAGAAGGTATTATTTTTAAGGTCATTTACCACGATTTTATTAACCGTTGCATTCAGACCTTCGATGATGTCCTTCATCAGATCGTGGGTCATGGGTCTTGGAGTGCTGATTTTTTCCAATTCCAGTGCGATAGCATTCGCTTCAAATAACCCAACCCAAATCGGCAGAGCCTTTTTATCTTCTAAATCCCTTAGAATAACAATGGGCATATTGGTTAAGGGATCCAATGTAAGTCCTTTGACTTTCATTTCTAAATACATAAGTCCTATCCCCCTTATTTAGATGACTGGTTAGTCGTTATGCCCTGCAGAGCTGTAAACTACTACTACTATAAATCTTTTTTATTTAAATATCAAGAGGTATTTAAAAATTGTACTGACTCCCAAACCAGAGGTCCGGAGTCATAGCTAACTTCTGACTTCTGATGAAGTTAACCTACCTGCCAATCGATAAGGATAGGCTTCTGTAATTTCAACATGGACTAAACGCCCCAGTAATTCAGGGCCTCCAGGTAAAGTCACAATATGATTGGTTCGGGTTCGCCCGGTAACCTTTCCTGGAAATTTAGGATTAAGTTCATCTACGAGAACTTCCTGGATCTGCCCCAGCAAGGATTTATTTTTCTCGAGACTGATCTTCTTCTGAAGATCTAAGACCCTCTGCAATCGTTCTTCCTTAACCTCCTCGGGAACCGGGTTAGGTAATTCCGGAGATTTGGTATAGGGGCGATCCGAATATTTGAAAGCGAAGCAGCCATCGTATTGGACTTTTTCCATTACATCCAGAGTATCCTGGAAATCTTCTTCGGTTTCTCCCGGAAATCCCACAATGATATCGGTGGTGATACTAATGTGGGGGATTTCTTGTTTAAGCTGCTGGATTTTCTCCAGATATTGCTCCTTTGTATATTTCCGATTCATATCCTTTAAAACTTTGGACGAACCGGCTTGTACCGGGAGATGGATATGTTCGCAAACTTTGGGGAGATCCCGAATGGCGGCAATCAGTTCCTGGGACAGATCCCGGGGATGAGGGGTTGTATATCGAATGCGTTGAAGCCCTTTCACCTCATTCAGTGCAGCCAGGAGTTCTGGAAACGACAGATCATCTCGAATTC containing:
- a CDS encoding bifunctional nuclease family protein, with translation MYLEMKVKGLTLDPLTNMPIVILRDLEDKKALPIWVGLFEANAIALELEKISTPRPMTHDLMKDIIEGLNATVNKIVVNDLKNNTFYATIQLTTNGNKIVIDSRPSDAIALALRVGAPIYVAREVIEKAKSIDMNQESEDTEKLKEWLENLKPEDFSKYQM
- the miaB gene encoding tRNA (N6-isopentenyl adenosine(37)-C2)-methylthiotransferase MiaB; its protein translation is MEKQKRLHIITYGCQMNVHDSEKIAGLLQPEYELTQNLEEADFILLNTCSVREKAEHKLYSKLGQLKSLKARNPDLIIGVCGCVAQQEGENILKKAFHVDLVFGTNTIPKLPQLLEELQQSRKSSGRPARVVDLSNMDWQEPEANVVRENRFKAYITIMRGCDKFCTFCVVPFTRGREESRPSKDILREAQLLADRGVIEIMLLGQNVTSYGKRVISHGERIRDDLSFPELLAALNEVKGLQRIRYTTPHPRDLSQELIAAIRDLPKVCEHIHLPVQAGSSKVLKDMNRKYTKEQYLEKIQQLKQEIPHISITTDIIVGFPGETEEDFQDTLDVMEKVQYDGCFAFKYSDRPYTKSPELPNPVPEEVKEERLQRVLDLQKKISLEKNKSLLGQIQEVLVDELNPKFPGKVTGRTRTNHIVTLPGGPELLGRLVHVEITEAYPYRLAGRLTSSEVRS